The genomic interval GCTCCGTGCCAGGTTATTATTTTGATAAGCCACTTTGACGTTAGTGTCAGGTGGCTTATTGTTTTATTCTGCAACAGTTTACTTAACTCATTGCCAACATTCTCTGCATAGGTTTCAAGGCAGCTAAACTAATTTCTTGTCTTAGGTTAATTTCTGGAGTTTGATGTTTCATTGCCCAGTAAAGTTTTTCTAAAGTGTTTAACCGCATGTAAGGACACTCGTTACA from Gloeocapsopsis sp. IPPAS B-1203 carries:
- the nadA gene encoding quinolinate synthase NadA, yielding CNECPYMRLNTLEKLYWAMKHQTPEINLRQEISLAALKPMQRMLAMS